The sequence GTGCGGGAcctttaaatataaatgaacaGCTGTTACAATGAAGCTCTGGCCAGATTCACACAAAACCCGTCTCTTCAAGGTAAATGTCTTTGTATTTCGCAGTAGACCAGAGCTTTTACATCTTGAGTCTGTGGCCACTTTCCCATGTTAACACACAGGTAGCGACGCATTTTATGTCAAGCAGCAGAGACTGGGTTGCCAGATCTGATGGCTGGAGTGACAGAGTAGGCTACAGTGGATATGAGCTTGGCATGtcgacagtgtttgtgtaattactctcactgtACAGATACAGGTATACAGTGAGTTAAATATAAAAGCAGTGCTCACTGGACTGATGCTGCGTCCCTCACACTGTCTCCTCTCAGATACGACCTACACCGGGTGCATCAGGCATACAGACTGCGACTTTATGACTCTCGCCGTCCGATTCGCCCTTCCTGACTTCACCTtctcctgctgtcagtcagaactctgcaataaaaaaaagaaaagtctgtttCAGAGGTTCAAGGATTTTCTTGGATCCTTGTAATGCCAAATTGTTGAACAACTGCTGAACAGTGTTGAACAAGAAATTCttaataaaaatatgtgtaCTCACCCTGCTGTGTCCATGAAACATGTCACTTATTGTTAACAGAGAGAACTGTCTTGCTAAAGGAAGTCTAATTTTAAATTCTAAGGCTGACAAAGTGAATGACCTGATGACAGGGACACAAAGGGGAACAGAAGACTTTAATGGTTCAGTCATGCTGGTGGAGTTTGCCAGAGACCCTATGCTTTCCTACTATTATCCacaaacattaatattaaatatatgaCCATTAACCTCATCCAACATAGCCTATCATTTGGTCTATACTGCACAAATTGCAATGAGTCAAGCTTCAAGATTTTACAAAAAGTGTCATTTATCATCATTCTAGTGCTGCAGTTAGTGTTATTCAATCTTTTGACGACACTGACACTCATTTTTACAAAGTTTCTCAAACAAGCTGATTTGTACTTTGAAGAGGTTGAAGCGATGGTATAGTAAAGTATAGTTAAGTTACATACACATTACAATGACAGCAGAAGTAGAAGTACAACACAGACTTTTTTAAACCCCGAGGAGCAACAGAAAGGAAATTTATTTGTACAGTGTGGCCAGCTCACATTCACTCTGATGCATCTGTATCAATAACGACTGATTTAATAGACtgagagaagatggagaggcAAAGGGGAACATATCCTGTCAGCACCGCAATGCTGCTTGTGGCTTAGCTGGCTGACACAAATGTCTACTCTGGACATTTGGATTTTCTGGATAGCTGGATTCAAACTGGTGATTTCAGACATAACTCAGTCAGAGCCTAAAACCTGCtgaagcacaacaacaacaacaacaacaacaactgaaaacagtctgaagaagaagagcatCAAGGTCCTTGAAGGATAATCAAGATGGTGCTGAGTTTCTTAACAAGCTGCAGTATTCCCCTACAGTCCATtatggaatgtgtgtgtgtgtgtgtgtgtgtgtatgtgcgtttgtgtgtgttgttaggCCTGTTTCTGCAGCAGTAAGTATAATGTCTTAATTTGTTGACTTAATTAAAGGAGGACAACATCTGTTACCTGAAACAATATGTGAGggtgtgtgcgggtgtgtgtgtatactcaTAATGTCCCCAAGTGAGAACATTTATTGTGGGAGGGGGGGAGCACATTTTTGAAGTTAGAGAGTCAAGATTTATTGGGAATCATCACACATCAATGTGCGTCAATGCAAACAAtactattgtgtgtgtgtgtgtgtgtgtgtgtgtatgcactgcATGTTACAACCCTGTCCAGGTGGCcagataattaaaaacatttctcacaCTTGATTTTACATCGAAATCTCAACACAAACATCTGGCTTAGCAAGGAAGGAAAagaccaggtgtgtgtgtgtgtgtttgtgtgtgtgagactgagaaAAAAATGGGCTGTGTTGGGTGGGATTTTTTGGTTACATAATTAGAATAGAACAaagattaataataaataagatttCTAAGAAAAAAGTACAGTGCCAAAAACACATTGTAACCACAGAAGTGGCCAgtttaaatacagaaaagctAACTATACACTGTATTAtctgtaaaaatacaaacacacactgaaacttaCTTAAATTTTCCAACACCATTGATGGATCAACTCtattgtgtttttggatttgcagtgtagttgtttttttgttttgttgctttttacaACAAACAAGTATTAATCTTTTAAGAAAAGACTGGTCTACAGCAGCAGGAAAGCTGTCATATCGTTTCAGGGTTACAGAGGTAGACGCTACAAAATATGAGGCAACCTGGAGCTTTAGCTATTATCCAGTGACACAGAATCAATCTGGAGACTGTAAACACACCCAGCATAATAACACACCCTGAACATTTAAACTTATTTGTTATTTGAGATctaacaaacatgaaataagaGTCAAAGTTAATTCTGAAACACAGAACACCCATAACTATACCCATCCTATACTTCCATTCTGCATTACCAACACAAGTaaacttcctctttttgttcCTTTACATAATGACCAGATTCTGTGAAGATTCATCAACCATTTCTGGTGCTCCAGTTCTCTTCCCAGATCTCCCTGCAGTTACAGTTTCACATGAGATGGAGCATGTTTTCCTATGCTGCACCTGTTGCCAAACTGGAGAACTAATGAGTGAATTTCTCAAGTTGCTCATGTTTTAGCTTCTAAATGCAGTGCATTTAGCTCTGGCCAATGTGTCAAATGCATTACACGGATGCCTTATCCTTGTCTTATCCATCTCTTCTTTGCACGCTATCGCCACAAACTGTGGATGAGTCGTGTACTGTGTTGCCcatgtgcgtgcatgcgtggGTATCCTCTTGCACGTTTACAATACAGACATAACACAATGCATATAATGGTCAAAAACTCCAAGTGAAGCCTTTAAATTGTTGTCCGCTGAGCTCTCGCAGCCACTACACCATGAAGCAAAAACCACAATCCTGACACTGGAGGGAATAGAATAGAGTagaataagaaaaaacataagaaaacagTTTCTAATTATTGGTAAGTTGTCAGTTTGGGGTTTATATGCTTGTCACAGCTGTCTGTATTTAAATTCCTCTGAAGATTGAAGAATATATTTCAGaagcaaagaaggaaaaatcaGGAGGAAACTGATGTCTCAGCTTGTCTGATCAGCCTGTAAGACTGACAGGGAGGAAAGCTTCCCGCTTCAGAGGGGAGTGCATTTCACAGACGAACCAGCGGGCTGACAccgaaaggaaaaaaaacaacagctgacatGTTGTAAAGCCTTTGTTCgagtgctggaaaaaaaaaaaaaaatcatagctGGATTTGAAGCCTAAAGCAGAAGGTGTGAGTCTTCCAGCTGAGATCCGTAAACAGAAACCGTAATCACACTATCAGCTGCTTTTTGAAAGATAAAATGCCTGTTTTTAATTAACGACAGATGCTTTCTGGATGTTCAAACAAGAAGATGCCTCAGAGAATAACTGAAGTTTAATGTTTTTGAGAAGTGTTCTTGTTCAGACTGTGTGACGACTCAGgagatttctgtttttcccaACACCTCTACCCTCCGCTTAttgtctcactgtgttttctttttgttttttttttttgaattcgGACATAGTTAGACATAAGACTGTTTTCTAAAAATATCAGACGCTGCTACTTTTCAGTATCATGAGATTGTTAgtgttctgtctgtttccatGTGCACTGGcgtgagaaaaagaaatgacagtCCTCCCACTGCTGACTGTTTTTGTGATTAATGCAGCCAATTAGACTCGATTTTATGGCAGCACTTCGTCTAAAAAAACTTCaaggcatttgtgtgtgtgtctgtgtgcttatttattgaatatacagttggaaatgtttttgtgtttgcattcttGTTCTGTATGTCATAATGGGTTTATCCATTATTGTGTATCCTTTTCCCTCCTGGTATATCATCATTCAGCAAATTCATTATTTGAATATCATTTAGAGGGAACATTCAAAAAAACAGTTCCAGATTTAAAAGGAATAAATGCTTTATGTTTCCTAATGAGTCATGTTGCATGTTTAAATCAGTATTGTCACATGTAGCAAAGTTTATTGTTAGCAGGTTTACAGGGTTTAGTTGCTTTTTACAGGGGGTCACATGAGCTCAGCACTCTCAGGATTGTATGGTAAATATGTGAACCCGAACCCAAGAGttgattagcttagcttcacTAAAAGGCTGGAAGCAAGGGAAAACAACCTGCAAAGATATTGCCGTGTAAACTGGTGTTCAGACTGATAACAGTCCTACCTTAAAATAAAAGAGATATTACAAAACTTTTACAAGAGTTTTCACCCAGGAGTGTATGCttgcatgtctttttttttattagctggAAACCTGGAAACTTCTGCATTAACGGCCCTTCAACCAATGAGAAGATTGAAAAGTTGACCTGTGACACTCACTAATCAGCATGTTAAATCTCTTCTTGTTCAACCCTTGTATAAACAAATATATGATTGAACTGAGAGCATGTTCAGTAGTGAGCTTTACAGATGCTAGCTGTTTCCTGCAGCAGCCAGTGTctctgctaagctaagctatgctaacctcctcctgcctccagccctgtacacacacagacgtgaAAAAGTGGAATTAATCTTTTCaattatttcccaaaatgtcatttcattaaTTATCATTAACACCAGCAAATTCATTCTGACTTTTAATGCTGCTTTTATACTTGTTTTGTTGTAGCACAAATcttcaaaaacacagttttgctTTATTCAAACAGATAAGCAGGCTGTATACACACCCATTTGCTGTATTTGCCACTACAGCTATTTATTTGACTACACAGTATGGCTGCCAGGTATCAACAGGCTGTAAAACTGTTAGTGGTGATAAAAGACTAGCAGCCAAGCTACAGGTTCACTACCTGTACAGATCTCTAATGAACTTTACAGTTTGTCTCTATAGACGTGCACGACTGGTTTGTAAGAGTGTCATTCTGCTGATCGAGGCAGCaactggttttattttctctccctgtTGCTGTTGCACTGTTGCACAGCAGACTATTGCCATGAAAAGCAGAGCTGTGGAGGgctttgtttaattttcatttatttttttttataaatataatcTCCTCTAATCCTGGACCAATTAGTTTCGAccaggacagagcagaggaatctctctctctctctctccttcttcttcccttGATGATTTTCTTTTCGTCTTTCTTGCTCATCTCTCCAAatcgctctctctcactctcttcgTGTCTCTCTAAATCTGTTTCCACAGCTTGTTTTTGCACAACTGCAGCACAAGctgcacatagacacacacatacgtacaccAGATCATCCCACATTAATTTTGCCTCCTATTAATCCAATTAGTTCTaagaaattgttgtttttgcttcatctcttctctcctcatGTCCTTTTCTTGGTTTCTCCAGAAAAGCTCACTAATACTGCTTCTTTTTCTACTGCTAATAATGAATCGTTaatactgagaaaaaaagaaaaacgtcAACAGCAATTAAACTGCGTGGTTTTCACTCTCACCAACAGATCGAGCTGCACAGATTTTTGAAAGTCTTTCTATCCattcatttgtctcttttgtctctcactttctcGCTCTCTTGGGGTCCTtcaggcatgtgtgtgtcagagatcCCATGGGGTGTGTGTCTCCTGGGTATCTGTGACATGCACATGCTGGGAggacacaacatacacacacaaacacagatacacacacacacacacacacacacacacacacacacacacacacatactcatcgTCCCAGTCAGGGGTACAGGCTCAGATCTGGGGGAAAGACAGAAGCACAGCAGGGGTACAAAGGGAAGAGATTATACCTTTGGGgctgacacatacacatacacatacacacacccacacacacacacacacacacatgcacacaagctgAATTCACAGACAAACGCactcaaacacaacaaaccttGAACTTTGAACAGTGAGGTAAAATTCACACTCTGTGTATCTCACGCTCCAAGTAACATAAAACTTTCATTTGCATTAAGGTGAAACTGACTCAAGGTTGATGCAGCAGTCGTGTCAGCAGGGTTATGgtatgaattattttttttattatttttagttttagtggGGTAACTCTTGAAAACAACTTCTGCTGTTAATGAGGGAGGAGTAGAGCAGCTGTGGAAAAAAGTATTTAGATCTTTTACTTAAGGAAAAGTGGGGATGttacattataaaaatattcattgcTAAGTACTGACTGTAATGCTACCATATCAGACTctatattaaaataatatagaGTCTGATATGGTAGCATATCAATACTGGTAATGTTGTAGTTTGAATAGATGGAGCTCATTATAATTGACATGCTGATCATATACAGTATTAGTCCTCGGGAGTTCAACCCAAAAGAATCGTTTTAGAAGCTCACAACAGAAACGagtaaaatctaaattaaaactgtaaaactgtcaGATAAATGCAGTGGAAGAAGTAAGATACTTCAAAAGTAGCTTGAAATAGAAATACTCAGGTGAAGAACATGTATATGAAAATTCTTAAGGGCACTGTAGTATTTTATTCCCTTCAGCATTTCAAACTGCCAcaatatttacagaaaatggCCCCTACATGACCCTACATTTTTGTGCAAGTATAACACACGGTGTTTGTAAAAGGATTGAGACGTATGTGCACTCATGCTTCAGTGgcaaataggaaaaaaaaatcttggggGGAGCTATGTTTCTGTGAAGAGGGACACGGAGCAAAGTTTATCATGACACTACAGCAGGAAAAATACTTGAATGAATTAGCAGCTAAGCTCACATTCCTCCTCTATTAGTCTCACACTGAGTGTTACTTTTCAATAACAGCAGGACTTCATTGTGGGTGTTTGCTGGCAGTTTAAATAACTCATTACCAGTTTCAAGATAGCGAGCATTATGTGGATGGAGATGAAGATAtatgcttgtattttttttaagtcaaataTTAGTTGATCAACCTCATGCAAATGTCAGCttcacaaacatacatttaagTTCACATTatttctcctgctctccttctctttgtctctctcacacacagacagattcctgtctttgtcctccTTATATGTAATGACCACTCATGCATGGAGGGTCAAAAGATCCAAGGTCAAGGGTGAAAAGGGGGCAGTGCTGGATGCTCAGATCCACAGAGGACATCAGCGGCATATCTGACAAAGTTATCAGCACTGAACTCAGATCAGTTCTCACGTCGAATTGTTGCAGGAGTCGCACCGACTGAACCGTGAAACAACATGATGTGTTTCTTTGGTTAATTTGCAGTCAGAAGCTGCCAGCACACGATCGCACTGACTGTCGTTAGATCAAACTTTTCAATATTTGCAAATTAAGACTCTGAAGAGACTCTGAAAACtacaaatgaaatgtaacagCTATGATTAATACCCCAAAAGGCAGGTGTTTTAATTAAATGCCTTGTGCAAGAAGAAACtgacataatcacacacacacacacattatttttatcaaatgaaaggaaaagctGATTGACCTCTAAAGTGTAATTTGAGTTCACATTTTTCCtcaactgaatgaaaaaaaatcagtttcactacatgattttaatatttctgcttATAAGGAAACAATAATTGAAGTTGGACTTAGCACTGTTTGCATGGTGATCtcaatttatctttttttttttatttagttattcgAATAGGAAGCAGGTTTAGTATCATGTGTTACGTCATGTATCTATTTTTACCATTTTCTGTACTGGGCTTGtttatgtgcatttatttattggatCAGCTGTGAGTCACAAAAGACGTAAAAGAGTCTGGACTTCATCTTTAAATGTGATTGTTTGTAAGTGGTGCGTGAcaacaaaggaaaagagaggtTGACGTCCCAgagtggcacacacacacacacacacacacacacacacactctcacccaGCTCTAGTCCCCATATGGACCCTCTCCTGAGAGAAAAAGCTATCAGGGaggcgtgtatgtgtgtttttatgacgtgtgtgtgtgtgggtgtgagcaGAAGAGAGGCCAGTGCACCAGTCTGGAAATAGGGGACACATTAATCTTATTTGTCATAACCTGTCCCTTGAGATGCTCGGACCCCCTCCTTGTCCCCATAcccacccacacgcacacacacacacacacgcacacacacaatgacccCCTCCTGTGTGCTATCGGTATCTGCTacggacagagagagtgaggctAATTACATGTGAGAGTTAAGACGGTGGAAACAAGACAaagactgtgctgctgctgctcagtgtgtgtgtgtgtgtgtgtgtgtgtgtgtgtatggcctTTGTTTGGGTTATAATATAATTCACTTTGTGTCCTTTGCTGTTACTATATCTCAGTAACACAAATTACTCTTACCTCTCATTAGTTCATGTTGCTGTCCAAACTTTGTGTGTCCATCtcatgcgtgcgtgtgtgtgtgtatgtgtgtgtgtgtgtgtgtgggcaggacAAAGGGATATTATGCAGGACTCTcactcttttttcctctctgtttgccATGGTGTTGTTAGCTGTGAGGCCTCGTAGTTCTTTCTGTGAAACTTGCAACAACCTCAGAGATAAAAGAAAACGTGGTTTGCAGGTGCACTTCAAGAGGCAATTAGATTTAATTAGGAAGATGGTAGaccctgtttgtgtctgtcaaatacaattaaaaaatacatacaaatagATACAAATGGgttaaagcaaaaaatgttCCTACCTGAGAAAACTCCAGTTTCTTTTGCATTTCTCACTGTGGGGTTTTCTCAAGACAAACAAccccaaaacacaaacatttgttcatttgcaaTGCTTTTAGTGTTGTTTTCTATCATCTCTAtatcttttttacatttgttcttgctgtgtttttaatttaagtgCTTCCATTTTAAAATTAAGATATGCTTAAGGTAAAAATGTGAGATAAAATATACTTGTTTTACTGAACCAGTTGGCTCCACAAAGAACTTTCCTAAAAGAAGTTTAAATTTTCAGCATTAattgttaaatgtattttcaccCAGTAATCATCTTTTATTATAGTAGTTTTCCTCTTTAGGGATGGATGACGATCAGCGGCGTTACTGTTTTTATGCCTCAGAGCAGACAACAGTCGCTGTCAGAGGCATCGTGTTTTTAGGTTGCCCGCCCGTCTGTGCGTCcgtatgtctgtctgtcccattcTTGTGAACGTGATGTCTCAGGAACATGTCCACTATGacatcacaaaacatgtttttagccaTACCTCaagatttcatttgtttgcaaatgtctaataagtaaataaatctgCAAGGTAACCAACTTCattgtgttctgctgctgtgtagTTCGCTGCTCTTACTGTTGGCAGGATGAAATCAGATTTCCATTGCCCATGGCATTGTGGAAAACGACTGATTATTGACTTATTTCCTTAttgaaaaaatgcatttatttgaatGCACTGCAAACAGGTTTACcagttattattttgatgtattGTTGACAAAGTTGCTGCTAGAGGAGAGCTGGCTGTTACCACCAGTAACCACAAGTGTTTCCAAATCAAGCAGAACTGAAATCTGAAGGATTACAATCGCAAAGGACCATTTACAGAAATTGTTCCCTGAAGAACCTTATTGTGCAACATTCTTGGGTGAAACACAAATGGTTCTTCTGCAGGATGTCCTCAGTTTGTCAGTAcctttattttcctgtgtggCAGAGCAGCCCATTGACTTACTCTACACAAGCTGTCAGTCACAATCAAAAAATGATTACACGCCACATGAgccataaataaaaacagtcaataATATAAGACAAATGTGCAAGGCCAGAGGAAAGTGAGACAGCTGAAGAAATAGTGACAGCTCAGGCTGAGCCAGCGTGGAACAAACACTGGTGACAGCTGCACTGACCAGAGGTTGTTTTTGCAGCATGAAAACACGTCCGCACCTATTTTATAAAACAGTGCCTTATAAACACTATGACCTGATAAATCCAAAATCATGGACGCTGTTGTCAAGTGTTAAATATGAATCATtccactgttgttgttgttgtagcgATACAATCACAGGCTTAGCTTGTGTTTAGGGTCAGCAAACATTTATAACTATATCAGACTATAACTAAACAATAACCGTTCATTCTCACTCCTGGTCAGCCAAGTCAGTGGCACTTGGCTTTTAAGTATGAGGCTGAAATTGAGCCTCCAGCTTCATGAGGTGTCTGTCTAGTACAGGAGTACAAAGAGTGAGAAAAGTCCCCCATCAATGTAACTGCAGCGGTCAGATGGGTAAAACACAGGAACTTGTGGGAGACCAGAGTCCTGCGTGTAACCAAGTGGTAGTTTCCTTGTTTTCAAATGACCTTAAGTAATGTACATGCACAACATTATGTGACAAATGAGACATATATAAGTCATTTATGTAATCTTTATTTGAACTTAAACCATGATTTTCCCCCCCAAACCCACCTCGTAACCCAGCAACGCATCTAATAATATGTTAATATAAAATCACAATATGTGAATTAATGTTTGTCAGCAAACTTTAGTCTAACCATATGTTGCTTatctattattattaacttGAAAGGTGGGGCCTTGCATGTGAAAAAGTGACACTGGAGGGGTTTTATTGAATCATCATCCTTTGTCAATAAGTATTATTATATATGTGCTCTTTCATGCTGTTATACAAACTAAATAGAAAATTGAAAAGCTTAACTTGAAAATCTACTGGTACAGATCTGCAGATAGTTTTAATTCTGAGATGCCTTTGAAATTTTCCTTTGAGATCTCTGATTTCAAAGGAGGATGAATGCAAAGGAGGGATTAAATTTGATCTTAGTGCTCAAAActttccaaaatgaaaattcaaaatcCAACAGCAACATCTTGTTTTTAATCAACAGACCAAGCTGTCAACAGTTTTCTTTGGGAGTAACTTGGTGTAATTATGTGTAATAACCAATAAACCTGGACAAACTAAACCAAAGTGGCTACTTTCAGTTTGCTCCATTTCTGCCTGATTGTGTCAACGTCTAACTGATAAAAGTCTAAAACtgttcaaaaagcaaaaagaagcaGTCATGGCACCACCTCATGGCATCTGCCTTTCACTTGGCTTGTgatcttattttctgtctgtctgtctgtctctctctctctgtctctctttacctctttgtccctctctgcctccttgtctcaccccacctctctctcccttttccatCGCTCACCTCCCCTTTTTCCCTACACCCCCCCAGGCCAAACTGCAGCTATCAGATTTCTCTCTGCTTGGTTCTTTTCAATTAGTTGCTCACTTCCccagccctgtgtgtgtgtgagtgtgtttgtatgcatgtgtgtgtgtgtttgtgtttgtgtgtatatgcatgtgtgtgtgtatgtgtgtgttcagtgtgtatgcatctgtgtgtgacacCTTAGGAAAAGGCACCATGGTGAATTCTATTAAGAAGCCGCTCATTCTCCAACACTCAAAACGCAGCCAGTGTCCGCccacttctcttctcttctcttctcttctcttctcttctcttctcttctcttctcttctcttctgtgacTCACTCTGTTAGGGAAGATGAAAGCATTACTGCTGACAGCTGATTGCGTTATCGCTGATATCATCACATGTGCACATAGGATACGatctttctctccctttaaAACCATCTCGGTTTTGGCGAGCTGATTTGTAACAGTTTTggaaggaaaagacaaacaacatattttggCATTTAATTTGGAGGGAGAATTGCTTCATTTGCTAGTAAATTTACCTGGTATTGACTGTCCAAAAGGGGTTAAATCCTATCTCAGTTTCATGGTAGTGTGCTGAACAACAGTCTG comes from Scatophagus argus isolate fScaArg1 chromosome 17, fScaArg1.pri, whole genome shotgun sequence and encodes:
- the LOC124075122 gene encoding CD59 glycoprotein-like, translating into MRNSVVFCLAVSFAMFGFGLSLQCYSCPDGSSSSCQVQQECNQGEDSCLKLINGDTTYTGCIRHTDCDFMTLAVRFALPDFTFSCCQSELCNKKKKSLFQRFKDFLGSL